Genomic window (Fimbriimonadaceae bacterium):
CTTTGTAGAGTTGCACCACGGACACCAATTGCAGCCGGTGGGTGCCGGTCAGGGCCAGTTCCGCCTCAAACAAATTGCGTTGCGCCACCAGCACATCAAGGTAATTGGCCAGCCCTCCCTTGTAGCGAAGATTCGCCAGCCGCAAGGCCGACCGTAACGCGTCGACCTGCTGCGCCTGCGCGTCCCGCTGTTCCCGCGCCGTACGCACCGCGACCAGAGCATCCTCCACTTCGCGAAACGCGACCAGCACCGCCTGTTCGTATCGCGCCAGCACCTCACGACTCTGGGCCTCGGCTGCGTCCTGCTGAAAGCCGAGAATTTGCGCATTCAGCAACGGCCCCGCCAATCCTGGCCCCACCACCCCGAACGCCGTCTCGTCGGCAACCAGCCGTGACAATTGCGGACTGGCTACGCCCAGAATGCCGGTGATACTCAGCTTCGGAAATCGATCCGCCTTGGCCACGCCGATCCTTGCCGTGGCCGCCGCCAATTCCTGTTCGGCCTGCACCAGATCGGGGCGGCGCTGGAGCAATTCCGATGGAAGACCCGCAGGGACGTCCGGCGGCAACACCTGCTCCGTCAGGGAACGGCCCCGCGCCACCTGCCCCGGCGGTCGCCCGAGGAGAACGCTCAGCTGGTTCTCCTTCTGTACCATCTGTCTGGTCAATTCCGCCGCCCGGGCCGCAGCGTTGGCCCGTTCCGCCTCGAATTGATCCGCGTCGATGCGCGAAATCATGCCCTGCCGCAGTCGAGCCTCGGCAATCCGAACCGATTCCTCCCAGGACTTCAGCGTGCGCTGTGCGACGCCAAGCTGCATATCGAACTGCAGCAACTCAAAGTAGGCCTCCGCCACACCACTCACGAGTTGCAGCACGACCGCGCGTCGGGCTTCCTCTCTGGCTAACAGGTCTCCTCTCGCGGCCTCATTCGAGCGACGAACCCGTCCCCAGATATCCATCTCCCAGGATAAATTTCCCTGCAGATAATAGTTGAATGGATTGGGGAACCCTGGAAATAGAAAGTTCGCCTTGCGACCGAAGGAGGGCGCATTGGCCGTGACATCGGCCTTCGGGGCAAAATCCATTTTTGAAATGAACAGGCGCGATTGGAATTCCTCGACGGACGCCACCGCCCGCTGCAGATCCTTGTTCTCCGCGAGTGCGATGCGAATGAGGCGGCGCAATTCCTCATCCTGCAACAGGTCCCACCAGGGAAGATTGGCGAAGGACTCCGTTTCCTGAGCCGAGACCGCCATTCGGAAACCGTTCGGCACCTGCAGGTCCGGACGGGAGTAGTCGGGGCCGACCGCACAGCCGGTCAACATAACGAGCCCGATGATGAAGACGACAAAACGCATGATCGACCAATCCTATGCGGGATCGCACTGGCCGGACGCCCCGACCGGTCCCGTCCCGGTGATTTCACCCACGATGTGCCTGGTGCAGCAGCCATGGGCGATCAAGGCCGCGCCTTCCCGCCACATCCTGGCCAACAGGGCCTTGCCCTCCTCCGAAATGAACGTGATGCCGACCAGTTCCACGACGGGAGCGAACATCCCGGACTGCCGTACGGTTTGCCATACCCGTTCCAGTTCCGTCACCCAAGGCCCGCTCAAACTTCCCTCCAGGGTCAGACGAGCGGAATCTCCTGTCTGCTCCGACGTAATCTTCAGCATGGTTCTCCATTCACCCCTTTGCACCGGCAAGCTGCAAGCTAGGCTCCTCCGCGGCTTCAAGCTCCTCCGCCGGCTGATGTCGCGTCGCGATCAACGAATAGAACACCGGCACGACGAACAACGTAAACAGCGTCCCGACCGTCATGCCTGTAACCAGGACCATCCCGATACTGTTGCGCGCCGCCGCGCCTGGCCCCGACACCAACACCAACGGCAGGTGGCCGAACACCGTCGCCGCCGAGGTCATCAACACCGGCCGCAGTCTCGTCATGGCGGCTTCACGCAATGCTGCCGTCTTGGACAGGCCGCGGGCTTGCAACGTGTTGGCGAACTCCACGATGAGAATGCCGTTCTTCGCGATCAACCCCACCAGCGTAATCAAACCGACTTGCGAATAGATGTTGATCGTGGTCAGATCCAGAAAACTGAAGACCAGCGCCCCGGAGATAGCCAAGGGCACCGAACCCAGCAGCACGATCAACGGATCGCGAAAACTCT
Coding sequences:
- a CDS encoding efflux transporter outer membrane subunit — encoded protein: MRFVVFIIGLVMLTGCAVGPDYSRPDLQVPNGFRMAVSAQETESFANLPWWDLLQDEELRRLIRIALAENKDLQRAVASVEEFQSRLFISKMDFAPKADVTANAPSFGRKANFLFPGFPNPFNYYLQGNLSWEMDIWGRVRRSNEAARGDLLAREEARRAVVLQLVSGVAEAYFELLQFDMQLGVAQRTLKSWEESVRIAEARLRQGMISRIDADQFEAERANAAARAAELTRQMVQKENQLSVLLGRPPGQVARGRSLTEQVLPPDVPAGLPSELLQRRPDLVQAEQELAAATARIGVAKADRFPKLSITGILGVASPQLSRLVADETAFGVVGPGLAGPLLNAQILGFQQDAAEAQSREVLARYEQAVLVAFREVEDALVAVRTAREQRDAQAQQVDALRSALRLANLRYKGGLANYLDVLVAQRNLFEAELALTGTHRLQLVSVVQLYKALGGGWSPLDMAQQQPGQAPGTRGPAVPATDVVPPGRG